In Taeniopygia guttata chromosome 24, bTaeGut7.mat, whole genome shotgun sequence, a single genomic region encodes these proteins:
- the MCAM gene encoding cell surface glycoprotein MUC18 isoform X3, with amino-acid sequence MAGGRRPVGLALGWGCCLLLCCAAASKLEISMPSVVEVELGGTARIECNFYIPENASYTYIDWFYVDRSNKQVRLFHVTAGGVMQDDTDYKQRLSLGEDKALSLSAVTLQDARTFMCQVGAGSYGVGESSTELSVYKVPTTPEIEPVSGGISVHNSETPEIAKCVSKNSFPAPNITWHRNGEQLHNQENDVAILSTVTRESSGLYTVSSTLYAPVTREDRHSRYHCTVHYWLQGHRRALDSQRVKINVFYPAEHLTLQVVPSSTLVKEGDNVTLVCEADGNPPPVFSFFKKNLDDWQDVTPLADPDNGVLKLHDVNKTSSGTYRCQTLDLDDLSQIEEEVDLVVNYIEGVHVKMEPSSTLREGDSVMLSCDANSPVGLKYQWRDEKGKKLVEGNQLFLKNLTFETSSNFSCRVMAPSVPGLEQSKKVSVAVEGKPRIVAISSPLYVRQDEVINLTCKAIAFPPPTVQWSINGTAHEFVDKQHIASNLTVRVSHELLQAGAMCRVSNKLGVSEKHIQLLVDDSIRKDQKSTAESQGVIIVAIIVAILVVAVLGAVIYFLHKKGKIPCGRAGKQDIARNTSI; translated from the exons ATGGCTGGGGGGCGGCGGCCGGTGGGGCTcgccctgggctggggctgctgcctcctgctctgctgcg ctgcagccagcaaGCTGGAGATCTCCATGCCATCCGTGGTGGAAGTGGAGTTGGGGGGCACAGCCAGGATCGAGTGCAACTTCTACATCCCTGAGAATGCTTCCTACACCTACATCGACTGGTTCTAC GTGGACCGCAGCAACAAGCAGGTGAGGCTGTTCCATGTCACGGCCGGCGGGGTCATGCAGGACGACACCGACTACAAGCAGCGGCTGTCCCTGGGGGAGGACAAGGCCCTGTCCCTCAGCGCGGTGACACTGCAGGACGCCAGGACCTTCATGTGCCAGGTGGGAGCTGGCAGCTACGGCGTGGGCGAGAGCAGCACCGAGCTCAGCGTCTACA aggtcCCCACCACCCCTGAGATTGAGCCCGTCTCAGGAGGCATCTCTGTGCACAACAGTGAAACCCCCGAG ATTGCCAAGTGTGTGAGCAAAAACAGCTTCCCAGCCCCCAACATCACCTGGCACAGGAACGGGGAGCAGCTGCACAACCAGGAGAACG ACGTGGCCATCCTGTCGACGGTGACGCGCGAGTCGAGCGGGCTGTACACGGTCAGCAGCACGCTGTACGCGCCCGTCACGCGCGAGGACCGCCACTCCCGCTACCACTGCACCGTGCACTACTGGCTGCAGGGCCACAGGCGTGCCCTGGACTCGCAGCGGGTCAAAATCAACGTTTTCT ACCCCGCCGAGCACTTGACGCTGCAGGTGGTGCCGTCCTCGACGCTGGTGAAGGAAGGGGACAATGTCACGCTGGTCTGCGAGGCTGATGGGAACCCACCGCCCGTTTTCAGCTTCTTTAAGAAAAAC ctggatgACTGGCAGGATGTGACACCGCTGGCAGACCCCGACAACGGCGTCCTGAAGCTGCACGACGTGAATAAAACCAGCAGCGGCACGTACAGGTGCCAGACCCTGGACCTGGATGATCTGTCACAGATAGAGGAGGAGGTGGATCTTGTTGTGAACT ACATTGAAGGGGTCCATGTGAAGATGGAGCCATCCTCAACCCTTCGTGAAGGGGACAGTGTGATGCTGAGCTGTGATGCCAACAGCCCCGTGGGCCTGAAATACCAGTGGAGGGATGAGAAG GGCAAGAAGCTGGTGGAAGGGAACCAGCTCTTCCTGAAGAACCTCACCTTCGAAACCTCCAGCAACTTCAGCTGCAGGGTGATGGCCCCGAgcgtgccagggctggagcagagcaagAAGGTGTCCGTGGCTGTGGAGG ggaagccGCGGATCGTGGCCATCAGCTCCCCGCTCTACGTGCGCCAGGACGAGGTGATCAACCTGACCTGCAAGGCCATCGCCTTCCCCCCGCCCACGGTGCAGTGGAGCATCAACGGCACG gctcacgAGTTCGTGGACAAGCAGCACATCGCCAGCAACCTGACGGTGCGGGTGAGCCACGAGCTGCTGCAGGCGGGAGCCATGTGCCGGGTGTCCAACAAGCTGGGTGTCAGTGAGAAGCACATCCAGCTGCTGGTGG ATGATTCCATCAGGAAAG ATCAAAAGTCAACAGCAGAGAGCCAAGGGGTGATCATCGTGGCCATCATCGTGGCCATCCTCGTGGTGGCCGTGCTGGGCGCTGTCATCTACTTCCTGCACAAGAAAGGCAAGATCCCGTGTGGCCGTGCCGGGAAGCAGGACAT AGCGAGAAATACATCGATCTGA
- the MCAM gene encoding cell surface glycoprotein MUC18 isoform X4, protein MAGGRRPVGLALGWGCCLLLCCAAASKLEISMPSVVEVELGGTARIECNFYIPENASYTYIDWFYVDRSNKQVRLFHVTAGGVMQDDTDYKQRLSLGEDKALSLSAVTLQDARTFMCQVGAGSYGVGESSTELSVYKVPTTPEIEPVSGGISVHNSETPEIAKCVSKNSFPAPNITWHRNGEQLHNQENDVAILSTVTRESSGLYTVSSTLYAPVTREDRHSRYHCTVHYWLQGHRRALDSQRVKINVFYPAEHLTLQVVPSSTLVKEGDNVTLVCEADGNPPPVFSFFKKNLDDWQDVTPLADPDNGVLKLHDVNKTSSGTYRCQTLDLDDLSQIEEEVDLVVNYIEGVHVKMEPSSTLREGDSVMLSCDANSPVGLKYQWRDEKGKKLVEGNQLFLKNLTFETSSNFSCRVMAPSVPGLEQSKKVSVAVEGKPRIVAISSPLYVRQDEVINLTCKAIAFPPPTVQWSINGTAHEFVDKQHIASNLTVRVSHELLQAGAMCRVSNKLGVSEKHIQLLVDQKSTAESQGVIIVAIIVAILVVAVLGAVIYFLHKKGKIPCGRAGKQDIARNTSI, encoded by the exons ATGGCTGGGGGGCGGCGGCCGGTGGGGCTcgccctgggctggggctgctgcctcctgctctgctgcg ctgcagccagcaaGCTGGAGATCTCCATGCCATCCGTGGTGGAAGTGGAGTTGGGGGGCACAGCCAGGATCGAGTGCAACTTCTACATCCCTGAGAATGCTTCCTACACCTACATCGACTGGTTCTAC GTGGACCGCAGCAACAAGCAGGTGAGGCTGTTCCATGTCACGGCCGGCGGGGTCATGCAGGACGACACCGACTACAAGCAGCGGCTGTCCCTGGGGGAGGACAAGGCCCTGTCCCTCAGCGCGGTGACACTGCAGGACGCCAGGACCTTCATGTGCCAGGTGGGAGCTGGCAGCTACGGCGTGGGCGAGAGCAGCACCGAGCTCAGCGTCTACA aggtcCCCACCACCCCTGAGATTGAGCCCGTCTCAGGAGGCATCTCTGTGCACAACAGTGAAACCCCCGAG ATTGCCAAGTGTGTGAGCAAAAACAGCTTCCCAGCCCCCAACATCACCTGGCACAGGAACGGGGAGCAGCTGCACAACCAGGAGAACG ACGTGGCCATCCTGTCGACGGTGACGCGCGAGTCGAGCGGGCTGTACACGGTCAGCAGCACGCTGTACGCGCCCGTCACGCGCGAGGACCGCCACTCCCGCTACCACTGCACCGTGCACTACTGGCTGCAGGGCCACAGGCGTGCCCTGGACTCGCAGCGGGTCAAAATCAACGTTTTCT ACCCCGCCGAGCACTTGACGCTGCAGGTGGTGCCGTCCTCGACGCTGGTGAAGGAAGGGGACAATGTCACGCTGGTCTGCGAGGCTGATGGGAACCCACCGCCCGTTTTCAGCTTCTTTAAGAAAAAC ctggatgACTGGCAGGATGTGACACCGCTGGCAGACCCCGACAACGGCGTCCTGAAGCTGCACGACGTGAATAAAACCAGCAGCGGCACGTACAGGTGCCAGACCCTGGACCTGGATGATCTGTCACAGATAGAGGAGGAGGTGGATCTTGTTGTGAACT ACATTGAAGGGGTCCATGTGAAGATGGAGCCATCCTCAACCCTTCGTGAAGGGGACAGTGTGATGCTGAGCTGTGATGCCAACAGCCCCGTGGGCCTGAAATACCAGTGGAGGGATGAGAAG GGCAAGAAGCTGGTGGAAGGGAACCAGCTCTTCCTGAAGAACCTCACCTTCGAAACCTCCAGCAACTTCAGCTGCAGGGTGATGGCCCCGAgcgtgccagggctggagcagagcaagAAGGTGTCCGTGGCTGTGGAGG ggaagccGCGGATCGTGGCCATCAGCTCCCCGCTCTACGTGCGCCAGGACGAGGTGATCAACCTGACCTGCAAGGCCATCGCCTTCCCCCCGCCCACGGTGCAGTGGAGCATCAACGGCACG gctcacgAGTTCGTGGACAAGCAGCACATCGCCAGCAACCTGACGGTGCGGGTGAGCCACGAGCTGCTGCAGGCGGGAGCCATGTGCCGGGTGTCCAACAAGCTGGGTGTCAGTGAGAAGCACATCCAGCTGCTGGTGG ATCAAAAGTCAACAGCAGAGAGCCAAGGGGTGATCATCGTGGCCATCATCGTGGCCATCCTCGTGGTGGCCGTGCTGGGCGCTGTCATCTACTTCCTGCACAAGAAAGGCAAGATCCCGTGTGGCCGTGCCGGGAAGCAGGACAT AGCGAGAAATACATCGATCTGA
- the MCAM gene encoding cell surface glycoprotein MUC18 isoform X2: MAGGRRPVGLALGWGCCLLLCCAAASKLEISMPSVVEVELGGTARIECNFYIPENASYTYIDWFYVDRSNKQVRLFHVTAGGVMQDDTDYKQRLSLGEDKALSLSAVTLQDARTFMCQVGAGSYGVGESSTELSVYKVPTTPEIEPVSGGISVHNSETPEIAKCVSKNSFPAPNITWHRNGEQLHNQENDVAILSTVTRESSGLYTVSSTLYAPVTREDRHSRYHCTVHYWLQGHRRALDSQRVKINVFYPAEHLTLQVVPSSTLVKEGDNVTLVCEADGNPPPVFSFFKKNLDDWQDVTPLADPDNGVLKLHDVNKTSSGTYRCQTLDLDDLSQIEEEVDLVVNYIEGVHVKMEPSSTLREGDSVMLSCDANSPVGLKYQWRDEKGKKLVEGNQLFLKNLTFETSSNFSCRVMAPSVPGLEQSKKVSVAVEGKPRIVAISSPLYVRQDEVINLTCKAIAFPPPTVQWSINGTAHEFVDKQHIASNLTVRVSHELLQAGAMCRVSNKLGVSEKHIQLLVDQKSTAESQGVIIVAIIVAILVVAVLGAVIYFLHKKGKIPCGRAGKQDITKPEARKDKIVVEVKSDKLPEEAGLLQGANGEKRAAADQSEKYIDLRN, from the exons ATGGCTGGGGGGCGGCGGCCGGTGGGGCTcgccctgggctggggctgctgcctcctgctctgctgcg ctgcagccagcaaGCTGGAGATCTCCATGCCATCCGTGGTGGAAGTGGAGTTGGGGGGCACAGCCAGGATCGAGTGCAACTTCTACATCCCTGAGAATGCTTCCTACACCTACATCGACTGGTTCTAC GTGGACCGCAGCAACAAGCAGGTGAGGCTGTTCCATGTCACGGCCGGCGGGGTCATGCAGGACGACACCGACTACAAGCAGCGGCTGTCCCTGGGGGAGGACAAGGCCCTGTCCCTCAGCGCGGTGACACTGCAGGACGCCAGGACCTTCATGTGCCAGGTGGGAGCTGGCAGCTACGGCGTGGGCGAGAGCAGCACCGAGCTCAGCGTCTACA aggtcCCCACCACCCCTGAGATTGAGCCCGTCTCAGGAGGCATCTCTGTGCACAACAGTGAAACCCCCGAG ATTGCCAAGTGTGTGAGCAAAAACAGCTTCCCAGCCCCCAACATCACCTGGCACAGGAACGGGGAGCAGCTGCACAACCAGGAGAACG ACGTGGCCATCCTGTCGACGGTGACGCGCGAGTCGAGCGGGCTGTACACGGTCAGCAGCACGCTGTACGCGCCCGTCACGCGCGAGGACCGCCACTCCCGCTACCACTGCACCGTGCACTACTGGCTGCAGGGCCACAGGCGTGCCCTGGACTCGCAGCGGGTCAAAATCAACGTTTTCT ACCCCGCCGAGCACTTGACGCTGCAGGTGGTGCCGTCCTCGACGCTGGTGAAGGAAGGGGACAATGTCACGCTGGTCTGCGAGGCTGATGGGAACCCACCGCCCGTTTTCAGCTTCTTTAAGAAAAAC ctggatgACTGGCAGGATGTGACACCGCTGGCAGACCCCGACAACGGCGTCCTGAAGCTGCACGACGTGAATAAAACCAGCAGCGGCACGTACAGGTGCCAGACCCTGGACCTGGATGATCTGTCACAGATAGAGGAGGAGGTGGATCTTGTTGTGAACT ACATTGAAGGGGTCCATGTGAAGATGGAGCCATCCTCAACCCTTCGTGAAGGGGACAGTGTGATGCTGAGCTGTGATGCCAACAGCCCCGTGGGCCTGAAATACCAGTGGAGGGATGAGAAG GGCAAGAAGCTGGTGGAAGGGAACCAGCTCTTCCTGAAGAACCTCACCTTCGAAACCTCCAGCAACTTCAGCTGCAGGGTGATGGCCCCGAgcgtgccagggctggagcagagcaagAAGGTGTCCGTGGCTGTGGAGG ggaagccGCGGATCGTGGCCATCAGCTCCCCGCTCTACGTGCGCCAGGACGAGGTGATCAACCTGACCTGCAAGGCCATCGCCTTCCCCCCGCCCACGGTGCAGTGGAGCATCAACGGCACG gctcacgAGTTCGTGGACAAGCAGCACATCGCCAGCAACCTGACGGTGCGGGTGAGCCACGAGCTGCTGCAGGCGGGAGCCATGTGCCGGGTGTCCAACAAGCTGGGTGTCAGTGAGAAGCACATCCAGCTGCTGGTGG ATCAAAAGTCAACAGCAGAGAGCCAAGGGGTGATCATCGTGGCCATCATCGTGGCCATCCTCGTGGTGGCCGTGCTGGGCGCTGTCATCTACTTCCTGCACAAGAAAGGCAAGATCCCGTGTGGCCGTGCCGGGAAGCAGGACAT CACAAAGCCAGAGGCCCGTAAAGACAAGATTGTAGTTGAAGTTAAGTCAGATAAACTTCCCGAAGAGGCGGGGCTCCTGCAGGGCGCCAACGGCGAGAAGAGAGCTGCAGCTGACCAG AGCGAGAAATACATCGATCTGAGAAACTAG
- the MCAM gene encoding cell surface glycoprotein MUC18 isoform X1 yields the protein MAGGRRPVGLALGWGCCLLLCCAAASKLEISMPSVVEVELGGTARIECNFYIPENASYTYIDWFYVDRSNKQVRLFHVTAGGVMQDDTDYKQRLSLGEDKALSLSAVTLQDARTFMCQVGAGSYGVGESSTELSVYKVPTTPEIEPVSGGISVHNSETPEIAKCVSKNSFPAPNITWHRNGEQLHNQENDVAILSTVTRESSGLYTVSSTLYAPVTREDRHSRYHCTVHYWLQGHRRALDSQRVKINVFYPAEHLTLQVVPSSTLVKEGDNVTLVCEADGNPPPVFSFFKKNLDDWQDVTPLADPDNGVLKLHDVNKTSSGTYRCQTLDLDDLSQIEEEVDLVVNYIEGVHVKMEPSSTLREGDSVMLSCDANSPVGLKYQWRDEKGKKLVEGNQLFLKNLTFETSSNFSCRVMAPSVPGLEQSKKVSVAVEGKPRIVAISSPLYVRQDEVINLTCKAIAFPPPTVQWSINGTAHEFVDKQHIASNLTVRVSHELLQAGAMCRVSNKLGVSEKHIQLLVDDSIRKDQKSTAESQGVIIVAIIVAILVVAVLGAVIYFLHKKGKIPCGRAGKQDITKPEARKDKIVVEVKSDKLPEEAGLLQGANGEKRAAADQSEKYIDLRN from the exons ATGGCTGGGGGGCGGCGGCCGGTGGGGCTcgccctgggctggggctgctgcctcctgctctgctgcg ctgcagccagcaaGCTGGAGATCTCCATGCCATCCGTGGTGGAAGTGGAGTTGGGGGGCACAGCCAGGATCGAGTGCAACTTCTACATCCCTGAGAATGCTTCCTACACCTACATCGACTGGTTCTAC GTGGACCGCAGCAACAAGCAGGTGAGGCTGTTCCATGTCACGGCCGGCGGGGTCATGCAGGACGACACCGACTACAAGCAGCGGCTGTCCCTGGGGGAGGACAAGGCCCTGTCCCTCAGCGCGGTGACACTGCAGGACGCCAGGACCTTCATGTGCCAGGTGGGAGCTGGCAGCTACGGCGTGGGCGAGAGCAGCACCGAGCTCAGCGTCTACA aggtcCCCACCACCCCTGAGATTGAGCCCGTCTCAGGAGGCATCTCTGTGCACAACAGTGAAACCCCCGAG ATTGCCAAGTGTGTGAGCAAAAACAGCTTCCCAGCCCCCAACATCACCTGGCACAGGAACGGGGAGCAGCTGCACAACCAGGAGAACG ACGTGGCCATCCTGTCGACGGTGACGCGCGAGTCGAGCGGGCTGTACACGGTCAGCAGCACGCTGTACGCGCCCGTCACGCGCGAGGACCGCCACTCCCGCTACCACTGCACCGTGCACTACTGGCTGCAGGGCCACAGGCGTGCCCTGGACTCGCAGCGGGTCAAAATCAACGTTTTCT ACCCCGCCGAGCACTTGACGCTGCAGGTGGTGCCGTCCTCGACGCTGGTGAAGGAAGGGGACAATGTCACGCTGGTCTGCGAGGCTGATGGGAACCCACCGCCCGTTTTCAGCTTCTTTAAGAAAAAC ctggatgACTGGCAGGATGTGACACCGCTGGCAGACCCCGACAACGGCGTCCTGAAGCTGCACGACGTGAATAAAACCAGCAGCGGCACGTACAGGTGCCAGACCCTGGACCTGGATGATCTGTCACAGATAGAGGAGGAGGTGGATCTTGTTGTGAACT ACATTGAAGGGGTCCATGTGAAGATGGAGCCATCCTCAACCCTTCGTGAAGGGGACAGTGTGATGCTGAGCTGTGATGCCAACAGCCCCGTGGGCCTGAAATACCAGTGGAGGGATGAGAAG GGCAAGAAGCTGGTGGAAGGGAACCAGCTCTTCCTGAAGAACCTCACCTTCGAAACCTCCAGCAACTTCAGCTGCAGGGTGATGGCCCCGAgcgtgccagggctggagcagagcaagAAGGTGTCCGTGGCTGTGGAGG ggaagccGCGGATCGTGGCCATCAGCTCCCCGCTCTACGTGCGCCAGGACGAGGTGATCAACCTGACCTGCAAGGCCATCGCCTTCCCCCCGCCCACGGTGCAGTGGAGCATCAACGGCACG gctcacgAGTTCGTGGACAAGCAGCACATCGCCAGCAACCTGACGGTGCGGGTGAGCCACGAGCTGCTGCAGGCGGGAGCCATGTGCCGGGTGTCCAACAAGCTGGGTGTCAGTGAGAAGCACATCCAGCTGCTGGTGG ATGATTCCATCAGGAAAG ATCAAAAGTCAACAGCAGAGAGCCAAGGGGTGATCATCGTGGCCATCATCGTGGCCATCCTCGTGGTGGCCGTGCTGGGCGCTGTCATCTACTTCCTGCACAAGAAAGGCAAGATCCCGTGTGGCCGTGCCGGGAAGCAGGACAT CACAAAGCCAGAGGCCCGTAAAGACAAGATTGTAGTTGAAGTTAAGTCAGATAAACTTCCCGAAGAGGCGGGGCTCCTGCAGGGCGCCAACGGCGAGAAGAGAGCTGCAGCTGACCAG AGCGAGAAATACATCGATCTGAGAAACTAG